AATGGTTCAACACCGGCGCGCCGTGTGAGGGGCCGGGCGTGCTGCCGAACAATATGCCCAATAATCCGCCGAACAATTCCAATAACTCCAACAATTCGAACAACTCGAATAACGGCACGAACAACACGACCAACAATGTGGAAGGCGCGCCTTTTGATGTGGTTGCGGGGATTTTGGCCACCAATTGTGGAACGGCTAATTGCCACGGGCAAGCAGGCGGCAACGGAAATCTGGAGATTCCGGTCGGCGCTACGCCAGAACAGGTGCGGTTCGCGCTCGCGGGGAAAAACGTTGAGTCGGCGTCGTCGGTCTACTCAGCCGGGACGCCGTTTGTGGTGCCCACTCAACCCGAAGAGAGCGCAATTTTCCTGAGGATTAACTCGAATACCGCCGGCGTGCGCATGCCTCCGGCTGGCAATTTGGTGGACGCACAAATCGAGGCCGTCCGTACTTGGATCGAATCGGGAGCACCTTACCAGTGAAACACTTCTTCAAGGCGCTCGGCCTGGTTTTGCTATTCGTGGGGGTGCGCGCGGAGGCGCTCCCTGTCTATGCGATCAGCGCATCGAGCGCTTGCGATACCTGTCATATCGAGCCACTCGGCTGGGCGAACCCGGATATGTCGGCTCGAAGATGCACGCTTGATTGTGCGGGCTGCCACGTGTCACCGGCGGGCGGAGGACTTCGCACCCCAGATGGTCAGTACTATGGCAAAGAGGTGTTGCCCACGTGGGGTACGCGGCCAAGTTCGTTCGCAAATCCGATGAAGTACAAGCCCAAAGGCTTTCCAAAACGCGGGACGTATTCCCTAAAGGACGGGTTCTCCGGCTGGTGGCCGGGAAAGCGCGACCATACGACCATTGAAGAGCGGTATGGAAATATCGAGGCCGAACCCACATGGAATTGGGGCGGCGACTTCCGATTTATGGCGCTGAATCAGACGATCGGGGAAACAAGCGAGAACTACGTGTTCCCCATGCAGGCCGACCTCTACGG
This Microvenator marinus DNA region includes the following protein-coding sequences:
- a CDS encoding c-type cytochrome domain-containing protein — its product is MGAKKLILLSVFLMGCPGFGDEAPPVLDVPELPEWKRDVLPLMEKYCTECHSVPATQSAPGYFRLDECENADVSGASTMAALNALRTSQLKTMPPPSYPLQPTETEREIFQQWFNTGAPCEGPGVLPNNMPNNPPNNSNNSNNSNNSNNGTNNTTNNVEGAPFDVVAGILATNCGTANCHGQAGGNGNLEIPVGATPEQVRFALAGKNVESASSVYSAGTPFVVPTQPEESAIFLRINSNTAGVRMPPAGNLVDAQIEAVRTWIESGAPYQ